In Erigeron canadensis isolate Cc75 chromosome 1, C_canadensis_v1, whole genome shotgun sequence, a single window of DNA contains:
- the LOC122586129 gene encoding dual specificity protein kinase splB-like, with product MYPFEYIHSVRNMDNNKTKNEIPPTEELLKKIHELEESHAYLKEEMSKLKISDEQHKSDRQRSSSVSPRRPRRRNMGGAAGVFEGGAVAAFKMGSASFRHSSPLRRETRSVDVSYSNDNHNASANSSGVGPSAVKLTETQYLNILQSMGQSVHIYDLEGHIIYWNRMAENLYGYTAAEALGRCANELLVEPDDIHLADAILRRTVRGECWSGQFPIRNKQGEKFVIIATNTPFRDENGMLIGVICVSSDTRPYQELKPVGSISAPRRIASAKLGLDPQQPLQTAIASKISNLASKVSNKVKSKMKTGENFTDHEGGIGDTHYAENDVNVPDHKEDGYSSGASTPRGDVPQSPFAGKPSTDSGDESENKLGIKTLSSKAEAWMGKKGITWPWKGNDRGGPSDSKAGRFGLHWLHNDQEHESGQQLSSSKVESQPCENTNRNEASGSWSSSFNVNSTSSASSCGSTNSSAINKVDVDTDSLDYEILWEDLVIGEQIGQGSCGTVYHALWYGSDVAVKVFSRQEYSDDVILSFRQEVSLMKRLRHPNILLFMGAVTSPQRLCIVTEFLPRGSLFRLLQRNATKLDWRRRVHMAMDIARGMNYLHHCHPPIIHRDLKSSNLLVDKNWNVKVGDFGLSRIKHETYLTTKTGKGTPQWMAPEVLRNEQADEKSDVYSFGVVLWEITTEKIPWDSLNSMQVIGAVGFMNQRLDIPKDVDPQWASLIESCCCSEPQSRPTFQEILEKLKELQKKFTVQLQASRTASAAVTTPVAAAGENNHLNES from the exons ATGTACCCTTTTGAGTATATTCAcag TGTGCGAAACATGGATAACAATAAGACCAAGAATGAAATACCACCAACTGAGGAGCTATTAAAGAAGATTCATGAGTTAGAAGAAAGTCATGCTTATCTCAAAGAAGAGATGTCAAAGTTAAAAATTTCGGATGAACAGCATAAATCCGACCGGCAAAGGTCTAGTTCAGTATCTCCACGCCGCCCACGTCGCAGAAACATGGGTGGTGCTGCTGGGGTGTTTGAGGGCGGTGCTGTGGCAGCCTTTAAAATGGGTTCTGCTTCTTTTCGTCATTCTTCGCCGTTGAGGAGAGAAACTCGCAGTGTTGATGTTAGTTATAGCAATGATAACCATAATGCCTCTGCTAATAGCAGTGGAGTTGGACCTTCAGCTGTGAAGCTAACGGAAACACAATACTTGAATATATTGCAGTCGATGGGTCAATCTGTGCATATATATGATCTCGAAGGTCACATAATTTACTG GAATCGTATGGCTGAAAATCTTTATGGTTATACGGCTGCAGAAGCCCTTGGGAGATGTGCAAATGAGCTTCTTGTAGAACCTGATGATATTCACTTAGCTGATGCTATCCTACGAAGAACAGTAAGGGGGGAATGCTGGTCTGGACAGTTCCCAATTAGGAACAAACAAGGGGAAAAGTTTGTTATCATTGCCACAAACACACCATTTCGTGATGAAAATGGAATGTTAATTGGAGTTATATGTGTATCCAGTGACACGCGCCCATATCAGGAATTAAAGCCGGTGGGGAGCATTAGTGCACCAAGGAGAATTGCTTCAGCTAAACTTGGGCTTGATCCTCAACAACCTTTACAAACTGCCATCGCCTCAAAGATTTCAAATTTG GCTTCAAAAGTTAGCAACAAGgttaaatcaaaaatgaaaaccGGAGAGAACTTCACTGACCATGAAGGTGGTATCGGGGATACTCATTATGCTGAAAATGATGTTAATGTTCCTGATCATAAAGAGGACGGATATTCAAGTGGAGCCAGCACTCCGAGGGGTGATGTACCTCAATCACCATTTGCTGGGAAACCCTCAACCGATTCCGGTGATGAGAGTGAAAACAAGCTCGGAATCAAGACTTTATCTTCGAAAGCTGAGGCATGGATGGGTAAAAAGGGAATTACATGGCCATGGAAAGGAAACGATAGAGGTGGTCCATCTGATTCGAAAGCAGGTCGTTTTGGTTTGCATTGGTTACATAATGATCAAGAACATGAGTCGGGTCAACAGTTGAGTTCGTCAAAAGTAGAAAGTCAGCCATGTGAAAACACCAATCGGAATGAGGCTTCAGGGTCATGGTCTTCTTCGTTTAATGTTAATAGCACAAGCAGTGCTAGCAGTTGTGGAAGCACAAACAGTAGTGCTATTAATAAAGTGGACGTGGATACGGATAGCTTGGATTACGAAATTTTGTGGGAAGATTTAGTAATTGGAGAACAGATTGGGCAAG GTTCATGCGGGACAGTATACCATGCACTGTGGTATGGATCG GATGTCGCGGTCAAGGTTTTCTCAAGACAAGAATATTCAGATGATGTGATATTATCCTTTAGACAGGAG GTATCTCTCATGAAAAGGCTCCGGCATCCAAATATTCTACTTTTCATGGGTGCTGTCACCTCACCTCAACGTTTATGCATTGTCACGGAGTTCCTTCCACG TGGAAGCTTGTTCCGCTTACTTCAAAGAAATGCAACTAAACTAGATTGGAGACGGCGTGTTCATATGGCCATGGATATA GCTCGAGGCATGAATTATCTTCACCATTGTCACCCACCTATCATTCATCGAGATTTGAAGTCTTCAAATCTTCTTGTTGACAAGAACTGGAATGTGAAG GTTGGGGACTTCGGTCTTTCACGAATAAAGCATGAAACGTACCTTACAACAAAGACTGGGAAAGGAACG CCTCAATGGATGGCTCCAGAAGTCCTTCGGAATGAACAGGCAGATGAAAA GTCTGATGTATATAGTTTTGGCGTCGTATTATGGGAAATTACCACTGAAAAGATCCCTTGGGATAGTCTCAACTCAATGCAG GTAATTGGAGCTGTAGGGTTCATGAACCAACGGCTAGATATTCCAAAAGACGTAGATCCCCAATGGGCTTCTCTTATCGAAAGCTGTTGTTGCAG TGAACCACAATCTCGACCAACATTCCAAGAAATATTAGAGAAACTTAAAGAGTTGCAGAAGAAATTCACAGTGCAGCTTCAGGCATCACGTACTGCCTCTGCAGCCGTCACCACTCCCGTCGCAGCTGCCGGAGAAAACAACCACCTAAATGAATCGTAA